One region of Flavobacterium pisciphilum genomic DNA includes:
- a CDS encoding succinate dehydrogenase/fumarate reductase iron-sulfur subunit yields MKLTLKIWRQKNAEDKGAIVDYPIDGIEPDMSFLEMLDVLNEQLINKGEEPVAFDHDCREGICGMCSLFINGEAHGPDRGITTCQLHMRMFKDGDTIFIEPFRAKAFPVIKDLVVDRSSFDRIQHAGGFISVNTSGNTIDANTIPINKHDADAAFDAATCIGCGACVATCKNSSAMLFVSAKVSQYALLPQGRIEATDRVLNMVHQMDVEGFGNCTNTGACEVECPKGISLENIARMNREYLSASLKG; encoded by the coding sequence ATGAAACTTACATTAAAAATATGGCGTCAGAAAAACGCTGAAGATAAAGGAGCAATCGTAGATTACCCAATCGACGGTATTGAACCAGATATGTCTTTCCTTGAAATGTTAGATGTTCTTAACGAGCAATTAATAAACAAAGGAGAAGAGCCAGTTGCATTTGATCACGATTGTCGCGAAGGAATTTGTGGAATGTGTTCATTATTTATTAACGGAGAGGCACATGGACCAGATAGAGGTATAACAACTTGTCAATTGCACATGCGTATGTTTAAAGATGGAGATACGATTTTTATCGAGCCATTTAGAGCAAAAGCTTTCCCTGTAATTAAAGATTTAGTTGTAGATAGAAGTTCTTTTGATAGAATTCAACATGCAGGAGGATTTATCTCTGTAAATACTTCAGGAAATACAATTGATGCAAATACAATTCCGATTAACAAACACGATGCAGATGCAGCTTTTGATGCAGCTACATGTATTGGTTGTGGAGCTTGTGTTGCCACTTGTAAAAACTCATCAGCAATGTTATTCGTTTCTGCTAAGGTATCTCAATATGCTTTATTACCACAAGGTCGTATTGAAGCTACGGATCGTGTTTTAAACATGGTTCATCAAATGGATGTTGAAGGTTTTGGTAACTGTACCAATACTGGAGCTTGTGAAGTAGAGTGTCCTAAAGGAATCTCTCTTGAAAATATTGCACGTATGAACCGTGAGTATTTATCAGCAAGCTTGAAAGGATAA